In Leopardus geoffroyi isolate Oge1 chromosome D1, O.geoffroyi_Oge1_pat1.0, whole genome shotgun sequence, a single window of DNA contains:
- the LOC123601688 gene encoding fatty acid desaturase 2-like protein FADS2B isoform X1: protein MTTKLEDKHAGNGNLVGEGQPYLGEKYQANGKPVANGRGEISVKQEANGKCGVPRKSLNMYSWQEIQKHNQKADQWLVINRKVYDVTGWANKHPGGSRVLNHYAGEDATDVFRAMHLDLDIVKLYLKPLLIGELAPEEPSQERHKSSQLVEDFRELRRTVEAMNMFKVNPMFFFLHFAQILILETLAWLIVWHFGSGWPVTIFISFLLTISQVQCFLLQHDVGHISIFPKSKWSRLMQKFIMSHLKGLSTCWWNHRHFQHHVKTNIYPKDPDIDTGPLFVNGYLKPAQNGKKKISYINYEKQHLCFYMVGLFLLMPVYANVMSMEMMYLQKSWEEFAWVSSFYIHYFIMFGPFYGIFGTILLIFLVKFLESPWVSYITHMSHVPMRMSKEENRDWLSTQVLATCNVEQSFFNDWFTGHLNFQIEHHFPSLFPTMPRHNYHKVAPLVRSLCAKHGLQYVNKPLLKAFGDITRDLKKSATLWMDAYYESCSRASTLTHM, encoded by the exons ATGACGACGAAGCTTGAAGACAAGCATGCAGGTAATGGGAACCTTGTAGGAGAGGGCCAGCCATACCTGGGTGAGAAGTATCAAGCGAATGGGAAACCAGTAGCAAATGGGAGAGGTGAGATCTCTGTAAAGCAGGAGGCAAATGGAAAGTGTGGCGTGCCCAGAAAAAGTCTCAACATGTACAGCTGGCAGGAGATCCAGAAACACAATCAGAAGGCTGATCAGTGGCTGGTGATCAATCGCAAGGTCTACGATGTTACTGGCTGGGCCAACAAGCATCCAGGGGGGAGCCGAGTCCTCAACCACTATGCTGGGGAAGATGCCACG GATGTCTTCAGAGCCATGCACCTGGACCTTGACATTGTAAAATTGTACCTTAAGCCGCTGCTTATCGGAGAGCTTGCCCCAGAAGAGCCTAGCCAGGAGAGACACAAAAGT tccCAGCTGGTGGAAGATTTCCGAGAATTGCGGAGAACAGTAGAGGCCATGAACATGTTCAAGGTCAACCCAATGTTCTTCTTCCTTCACTTCGCCCAGATCTTGATTTTAGAAACTCTGGCTTGGCTAATAGTGTGGCATTTTGGCAGTGGCTGGCCTGTGACAATATtcatctccttccttctcacaATTTCCCAG GTTCAGTGTTTTCTTCTGCAACATGACGTGGGACACATTTCTATATTTCCAAAGTCCAAGTGGAGCCGCTTGATGCAAAAATTTATAATGAGTCATCTCAAG GGCCTGTCAACATGCTGGTGGAATCACCGACACTTCCAACATCATGTAAAAACAAACATCTACCCCAAAGACCCAGATATTGATACAGGCCCACTTTTTGTGAATGGATATTTGAAGCCTGCCCAG AATGGCAAGAAGAAAATCAGTTACATCAACTATGAAAAGCAGCACCTGTGTTTCTACATGG tTGGGCTCTTTCTCCTAATGCCTGTGTATGCCAACGTGATGTCCATGGAAATGATGTACCTCCAAAAGTCTTGGGAG GAGTTTGCCTGGGTCAGCAGCTTTTATATCCACTATTTTATCATGTTTGGCCCTTTTTATGGAATCTTCGGAACCATATTGCTCATATTTTTGGTCAA GTTTCTCGAAAGTCCCTGGGTATCATATATTACCCACATGAGCCATGTACCTATGAGAATGAGCAAAGAGGAGAACCGGGACTGGCTCAGCACTCAG GTCTTGGCCACCTGTAATGTTGAACAGTCCTTTTTCAATGACTGGTTCACTGGGCATCTGAATTTCCAGATTGAGCACCA TTTCCCTAGTCTGTTTCCCACAATGCCACGCCATAATTATCACAAGGTGGCACCCTTGGTGAGGTCGCTGTGTGCCAAGCATGGATTGCAGTATGTGAACAAGCCCCTGTTGAAAGCATTTGGAGATATCACCAG GGACTTGAAGAAATCTGCAACCCTCTGGATGGATGCTTACTATGAATCATGCAGCAGAGCATCAACCTTGACACACATGTAG
- the LOC123601688 gene encoding fatty acid desaturase 2-like protein FADS2B isoform X2, with the protein MTTKLEDKHAGNGNLVGEGQPYLGEKYQANGKPVANGRGEISVKQEANGKCGVPRKSLNMYSWQEIQKHNQKADQWLVINRKVYDVTGWANKHPGGSRVLNHYAGEDATDVFRAMHLDLDIVKLYLKPLLIGELAPEEPSQERHKSSQLVEDFRELRRTVEAMNMFKVNPMFFFLHFAQILILETLAWLIVWHFGSGWPVTIFISFLLTISQVQCFLLQHDVGHISIFPKSKWSRLMQKFIMSHLKGLSTCWWNHRHFQHHVKTNIYPKDPDIDTGPLFVNGYLKPAQNGKKKISYINYEKQHLCFYMVGLFLLMPVYANVMSMEMMYLQKSWEEFAWVSSFYIHYFIMFGPFYGIFGTILLIFLVKFLESPWVSYITHMSHVPMRMSKEENRDWLSTQVLATCNVEQSFFNDWFTGHLNFQIEHHLFPTMPRHNYHKVAPLVRSLCAKHGLQYVNKPLLKAFGDITRDLKKSATLWMDAYYESCSRASTLTHM; encoded by the exons ATGACGACGAAGCTTGAAGACAAGCATGCAGGTAATGGGAACCTTGTAGGAGAGGGCCAGCCATACCTGGGTGAGAAGTATCAAGCGAATGGGAAACCAGTAGCAAATGGGAGAGGTGAGATCTCTGTAAAGCAGGAGGCAAATGGAAAGTGTGGCGTGCCCAGAAAAAGTCTCAACATGTACAGCTGGCAGGAGATCCAGAAACACAATCAGAAGGCTGATCAGTGGCTGGTGATCAATCGCAAGGTCTACGATGTTACTGGCTGGGCCAACAAGCATCCAGGGGGGAGCCGAGTCCTCAACCACTATGCTGGGGAAGATGCCACG GATGTCTTCAGAGCCATGCACCTGGACCTTGACATTGTAAAATTGTACCTTAAGCCGCTGCTTATCGGAGAGCTTGCCCCAGAAGAGCCTAGCCAGGAGAGACACAAAAGT tccCAGCTGGTGGAAGATTTCCGAGAATTGCGGAGAACAGTAGAGGCCATGAACATGTTCAAGGTCAACCCAATGTTCTTCTTCCTTCACTTCGCCCAGATCTTGATTTTAGAAACTCTGGCTTGGCTAATAGTGTGGCATTTTGGCAGTGGCTGGCCTGTGACAATATtcatctccttccttctcacaATTTCCCAG GTTCAGTGTTTTCTTCTGCAACATGACGTGGGACACATTTCTATATTTCCAAAGTCCAAGTGGAGCCGCTTGATGCAAAAATTTATAATGAGTCATCTCAAG GGCCTGTCAACATGCTGGTGGAATCACCGACACTTCCAACATCATGTAAAAACAAACATCTACCCCAAAGACCCAGATATTGATACAGGCCCACTTTTTGTGAATGGATATTTGAAGCCTGCCCAG AATGGCAAGAAGAAAATCAGTTACATCAACTATGAAAAGCAGCACCTGTGTTTCTACATGG tTGGGCTCTTTCTCCTAATGCCTGTGTATGCCAACGTGATGTCCATGGAAATGATGTACCTCCAAAAGTCTTGGGAG GAGTTTGCCTGGGTCAGCAGCTTTTATATCCACTATTTTATCATGTTTGGCCCTTTTTATGGAATCTTCGGAACCATATTGCTCATATTTTTGGTCAA GTTTCTCGAAAGTCCCTGGGTATCATATATTACCCACATGAGCCATGTACCTATGAGAATGAGCAAAGAGGAGAACCGGGACTGGCTCAGCACTCAG GTCTTGGCCACCTGTAATGTTGAACAGTCCTTTTTCAATGACTGGTTCACTGGGCATCTGAATTTCCAGATTGAGCACCA TCTGTTTCCCACAATGCCACGCCATAATTATCACAAGGTGGCACCCTTGGTGAGGTCGCTGTGTGCCAAGCATGGATTGCAGTATGTGAACAAGCCCCTGTTGAAAGCATTTGGAGATATCACCAG GGACTTGAAGAAATCTGCAACCCTCTGGATGGATGCTTACTATGAATCATGCAGCAGAGCATCAACCTTGACACACATGTAG